The following are encoded in a window of Roseimaritima ulvae genomic DNA:
- a CDS encoding glycosyltransferase, protein MKENIGFYVHYHGLGHKHRTEAILRHLTVPATVLTSRIDDLRWRGPTLTSVRELACDIDDVPESGLRHAEDVPSFHYAPLWTDNITRRVAQYTAWLDQQKPDVMVVDVSAEISMLTRLASIPQIVMRQHGDRSDAAHLGAYAAARSLLAPFPQHMEDEITPDWVKEKTIYLDGFCRQADGDDAVKVVPNRVVVMFGRGGSCDVHQRLREAASSMPDHEWIVLGKSDDERRDRTPANLRFAGWIAAPQRYLASADVVISSAGHNSVMELGNLRSRFIAIAEQRPFDEQLRKTVVLQREQLAIGLPAWPQTHQWPNLIKQAKQLDPRRWDQVFIDDGAKQAAAHIEQVARWSRSHRQHASGEEECRLAS, encoded by the coding sequence ATGAAGGAAAACATTGGATTTTACGTTCACTATCACGGTCTAGGGCACAAACATCGCACCGAAGCGATACTGAGGCATCTGACTGTCCCGGCAACGGTGCTGACCAGCCGCATCGATGACCTGCGTTGGCGAGGACCAACGCTGACGTCCGTGCGTGAACTCGCCTGCGACATCGACGACGTCCCCGAGTCCGGTCTTCGCCACGCGGAAGACGTGCCCTCGTTCCACTATGCTCCATTGTGGACGGACAATATTACTCGTCGCGTGGCGCAGTACACCGCTTGGCTGGATCAACAAAAGCCGGACGTGATGGTTGTTGATGTTTCCGCCGAAATCTCGATGCTGACGCGGCTGGCTTCGATCCCACAGATCGTAATGCGCCAACACGGCGACCGTAGCGATGCGGCCCATTTGGGAGCATACGCGGCCGCACGATCGCTGCTGGCCCCTTTCCCGCAACACATGGAAGACGAGATCACGCCGGATTGGGTGAAAGAGAAGACGATCTATCTGGATGGCTTTTGCCGCCAAGCCGATGGCGACGATGCTGTTAAAGTGGTCCCCAATCGGGTTGTCGTGATGTTCGGTCGTGGCGGTTCATGTGACGTCCATCAGCGGCTCCGCGAGGCGGCTAGCAGCATGCCGGATCACGAGTGGATCGTGCTGGGCAAGTCCGACGATGAGCGGCGTGACAGGACACCAGCGAATTTGCGTTTCGCCGGTTGGATAGCCGCTCCACAACGATACCTGGCATCGGCCGATGTAGTCATCTCCTCGGCAGGGCACAACAGCGTAATGGAGCTTGGCAATTTGCGTAGTCGTTTTATCGCGATTGCCGAACAACGGCCGTTTGATGAACAGCTTCGCAAAACGGTTGTGCTGCAGCGAGAACAACTTGCCATCGGTTTACCTGCTTGGCCGCAGACTCACCAATGGCCGAATCTCATCAAGCAAGCGAAACAGCTCGACCCGCGTCGCTGGGATCAGGTCTTTATCGACGACGGTGCGAAGCAAGCGGCTGCGCATATCGAACAGGTGGCCCGCTGGTCACGTTCACATCGTCAACACGCTTCAGGGGAAGAGGAATGTCGCTTAGCGTCTTGA